The proteins below are encoded in one region of Papio anubis isolate 15944 chromosome 19, Panubis1.0, whole genome shotgun sequence:
- the SALL3 gene encoding sal-like protein 3, with protein sequence MEGRGGAAPRPRACSTARSATALCRDPSAFLVVFLRVTFAALFGNPVVGSVYSCKILRRRAGAEPRLTQSLGLAAAPGEGADDADSGPESRSGGEETSVCEKCCAEFFKWADFLEHQRSCTKLPPVLIVHEDAPAPPPEDFPEPSPTSSPSERAESEAAEEAGAEGAEGEARPAEKEAEPMDAEPAGDTRVPRPPPAAPAPPTPAYGAPSTNVTLEALLSTKVAVAQFSQGARAAGGSGTGGGVAAAAVPLILEQLMALQQQQIHQLQLIEQIRSQVALMQRPPPRPSLSPAAAPSAPGPAPSQLPGLAALPLSAGAPAAAPAGSGPAAPAAFEGSQPLSRPESGASPPGGTAEPSAPAAPSAAPAPAAPAPAPQSAASSQPQSASTPPALGPGSLLGAAPGLPSPLLPQTSASGVIFPNPLVSIAATANALDPLSALMKHRKGKPPNVSVFEPKASAEDPFFKHKCRFCAKVFGSDSALQIHLRSHTGERPFKCNICGNRFSTKGNLKVHFQRHKEKYPHIQMNPYPVPEYLDNVPTCSGIPYGMSLPPEKPVTTWLDSKPVLPTVPTSVGLQLPPTVPGAHGYADSPSATPASRSPQRPSPASSECASLSPGLNHPESGVSATAESPQPLLGGPPLTKAESVSLPCTNVRAGDTPVGAQASTAPTSVDGAPTSLGSPGLPAVSEQFKAQFPFGGLLDSMPTSETSKLQQLVENIDKKMTDPNQCVICHRVLSCQSALKMHYRTHTGERPFKCKICGRAFTTKGNLKTHFGVHRAKPPLRVQHSCPICQKKFTNAVVLQQHIRMHMGGQIPNTPLPEGFQDAMDSELAYDDKNAEILSSYDDDMDENSMEDDAELKDAASDPAKPLLSYAGSCPPSPPSVISSIAALENQMKMIDSVMSCQQLTSLKSVDNGSGESDRLSNDSSSAVGDLESRSAGSPALSESSSSQALSPAPSNGESFRSKSPGLGAPEEPQEIPLKTERPDSPAPAPGSGGAPGRAGIKEEAPFSLLFLNRERGKCPSTVCGVCGKPFACKSALEIHYRSHTKERPFVCALCRRGCSTMGNLKQHLLTHRLKELPSQLFDPNFALGPSQSTPSLISSAAPTMIKVEVNGHGKAMALGEGPPLPAGVQVPAGPQTVLGPGLTPMLAPPPRRTPKQHNCQSCGKTFSSASALQIHERTHTGEKPFGCTICGRAFTTKGNLKVHMGTHMWNNAPARRGRRLSVENPMALLGGDALKFSEMFQKDLAARAMNVDPSFWNQYAAAITNGLAMKNNEISVIQNGGIPQLPVSLGGSALPPLGTMASGMDKARTGSSPPIVSLDKASSETAASRPFTRFIEDNKEIGIN encoded by the exons ttactCGTGCAAAATTTTGAGACGGAGGGCGGGCGCTGAGCCCCGGCTGACGCAATCTCTTGGTCTTGCAGCCGCCCCGGGGGAAGGCGCGGACGACGCCGACAGCGGGCCCGAGAGCCGCAGCGGGGGCGAGGAGACCAGCGTGTGCGAGAAATGCTGCGCCGAGTTCTTCAAGTGGGCAGACTTCTTGGAGCACCAGCGGAGCTGCACCAAGCTCCCGCCCGTGCTGATCGTGCACGAGGACGCGCCCGCGCCACCCCCCGAGGACTTCCCCGAGCCTTCGCCCACCAGCTCCCCCAGCGAGCGCGCCGAAAGCGAGGCAGCGGAGGAGGCGGGCGCCGAGGGCGCGGAGGGCGAGGCCAGGCCTGCGGAGAAGGAGGCCGAGCCCATGGACGCGGAACCCGCGGGGGACACTCGCGTGCCCCGGCCCCCGCCCGCGGCCCCTGCACCCCCCACGCCCGCCTACGGCGCGCCCAGCACCAACGTGACCCTGGAGGCGCTGCTGAGCACCAAGGTGGCCGTGGCGCAGTTCTCGCAGGGCGCGCGCGCAGCGGGCGGCTCGGGCACAGGTGGCGGCGTGGCTGCTGCCGCCGTGCCTCTGATCCTGGAGCAGCTCATggccctgcagcagcagcagatcCACCAGCTACAGCTCATCGAGCAGATCCGCAGCCAGGTGGCCCTCATGCAGCGCCCGCCTCCGCGGCCCTCGCTCAGTCCTGCGGCCGCCCCGAGCGCACCAGGCCCGGCCCCCAGCCAGCTGCCCGGGCTGGCGGCGCTCCCTCTGTCGGCTGGGGCCCCTGCTGCCGCCCCCGCGGGCTCGGGCCCCGCCGCCCCGGCTGCCTTCGAAGGCTCGCAGCCCCTGTCCCGGCCCGAGTCTGGCGCCAGCCCCCCCGGTGGCACTGCGGAGCCCAGCGCGCCCGCCGCCCCCAGCGCTGCCCCGGCCCCTGCCGCCCCCGCCCCAGCGCCGCAGAGTGCGGCCTCATCGCAGCCACAGAGCGCGTCCACACCGCCTGCCCTGGGCCCGGGGTCCCTGCTGGGCGCGGCGCCCGGCCTGCCAAGCCCGCTTCTACCTCAGACCTCTGCCAGCGGCGTCATCTTCCCCAACCCGCTGGTCAGCATCGCGGCCACGGCCAACGCCCTGGACCCGCTGTCCGCGCTCATGAAGCACCGCAAGGGCAAGCCGCCCAATGTGTCAGTGTTCGAGCCCAAGGCCAGTGCCGAGGACCCGTTTTTCAAGCACAAATGCCGCTTCTGCGCCAAGGTCTTCGGCAGTGACAGCGCGCTCCAGATCCACCTGCGCTCGCACACGGGCGAGCGGCCCTTCAAGTGCAACATCTGCGGGAACCGCTTCTCCACCAAAGGCAACCTGAAGGTGCACTTCCAGAGGCACAAGGAGAAGTACCCCCACATCCAGATGAACCCCTACCCGGTCCCCGAGTACCTGGACAATGTGCCCACTTGCTCGGGCATTCCCTACGGCATGTCGTTGCCCCCGGAGAAGCCCGTGACCACCTGGCTGGACAGCAAGCCCGTGCTGCCCACCGTGCCCACGTCCGTGGGGCTGCAACTGCCGCCCACTGTCCCTGGCGCGCACGGCTACGCCGACTCCCCCAGCGCCACCCCCGCCAGCCGCTCCCCGCAGAGGCCCTCGCCCGCCTCCAGCGAGTGCGCCTCCTTGTCCCCAGGCCTCAACCACCCCGAGTCCGGCGTGTCAGCCACCGCCGAGTCCCCACAGCCACTCCTCGGCGGGCCGCCCCTGACTAAAGCCGAGTCCGTCAGCTTGCCTTGCACCAATGTCAGGGCCGGGGACACTCCCGTGGGCGCGCAGGCCAGCACCGCGCCAACATCGGTGGATGGCGCTCCCACGAGCCTCGGCAGCCCCGGGCTGCCCGCCGTCTCCGAGCAGTTCAAGGCCCAGTTTCCGTTCGGCGGGCTGCTGGACTCGATGCCAACGTCGGAAACCTCGAAGCTGCAGCAGCTGGTGGAGAACATCGACAAGAAGATGACGGACCCGAACCAGTGCGTCATCTGCCACCGGGTGCTGAGCTGCCAGAGCGCGCTGAAGATGCACTACCGGACGCACACGGGGGAGCGGCCGTTCAAGTGCAAGATCTGCGGCCGCGCCTTCACGACCAAGGGCAACCTCAAGACGCACTTCGGGGTGCACCGCGCCAAGCCGCCCCTGCGCGTTCAGCACTCCTGCCCCATCTGCCAGAAGAAGTTCACCAACGCCGTGGTCCTGCAGCAGCACATTCGCATGCACATGGGCGGCCAGATCCCCAACACGCCGCTGCCCGAGGGCTTCCAGGATGCCATGGACTCCGAGCTGGCCTACGACGACAAGAACGCGGAGATTCTGAGCAGCTACGACGACGACATGGACGAGAACTCCATGGAAGACGACGCCGAGCTGAAGGACGCGGCCAGCGACCCGGCCAAGCCGCTCCTGTCCTACGCGGGGTCCTGCCCGCCCTCCCCGCCCTCGGTCATCTCCAGCATCGCCGCCCTGGAGAACCAGATGAAGATGATCGACTCGGTCATGAGCTGCCAGCAGCTGACCAGCCTCAAGTCCGTGGATAACGGGTCCGGAGAGAGTGACCGCCTGAGCAACGACTCCTCGTCGGCGGTGGGCGACCTGGAGAGCCGCAGCGCGGGTAGCCCCGCCCTGTCCGAGTCCTCGTCCTCGCAGGCCCTGTCGCCGGCCCCCAGCAACGGCGAGAGCTTCCGCTCCAAGTCCCCGGGCCTGGGCGCCCCGGAGGAGCCCCAGGAGATCCCGCTCAAGACCGAGAGGCCCGACAGCCCGGCCCCCGCCCCAGGCAGTGGAGGCGCCCCCGGCCGCGCGGGCATCAAGGAGGAGGCGCCCTTCAGCCTGCTGTTCCTGAACAGGGAGCGGGGTAAGTGTCCCAGCactgtgtgtggtgtctgtggcAAGCCTTTTGCTTGCAAGAGCGCGTTGGAAATCCACTACCGCAGCCATACTAAGGAGCGGCCGTTCGTCTGCGCGCTCTGCAGGCGAGGGTGCTCCACTATGGGTAATTTAAAACAGCACTTACTGACGCACAGATTGAAAGAGCTGCCTTCTCAGTTATTTGACCCCAACTTTGCTCTAGGTCCCAGCCAAAGCACTCCTAGCCTGATCTCCAGCGCCGCacccaccatgatcaaagtgGAAGTGAACGGTCACGGCAAGGCCATGGCGCTGGGCGAGGGTCCCCCGCTGCCCGCGGGCGTCCAGGTCCCCGCCGGGCCTCAGACAGTGTTGGGCCCGGGCCTGACGCCCATGCTGGCCCCCCCGCCGCGCCGGACGCCCAAGCAGCACAACTGCCAGTCGTGCGGGAAGACCTTCTCCTCGGCCAGTGCCCTGCAGATCCACGAGCGCACGCACACCGGCGAGAAGCCGTTCGGTTGCACCATCTGCGGCCGGGCCTTCACCACCAAGGGCAACCTCAAG GTGCACATGGGGACACACATGTGGAATAACGCCCCCGCGAGACGCGGCCGCCGCCTGTCTGTGGAGAACCCCATGGCTCTCCTAGGGGGCGATGCCCTGAAGTTCTCTGAAATGTTCCAGAAGGACCTGGCGGCTCGGGCAATGAACGTGGACCCCAGTTTTTGGAACCAGTATGCTGCAGCCATCACGAACGGGCTCGCCATGAAGAACAACGAGATCTCCGTCATCCAGAACGGAGGCATCCCCCAGCTCCCCGTGAGTCTCGGGGGCAGCGCCCTCCCGCCTCTGGGCACCATGGCCAGTGGGATGGACAAAGCGCGTACCGGCAGTAGCCCACCCATCGTCAGCTTGGACAAAGCAAGCTCAGAAACAGCAGCCAGCCGCCCATTCACACGGTTTATCGAGGACAACAAGGAGATTGGTATCAACTAG